GCTATCGCGCTGCCCGGCTGGGTGGAGGTCCGCGCCACGTCGAACTATCGAAGCCCGCGCGATATCGTGCGCTTTCTCGGGCAACTCACCAGCACGCCGACAGCGATTGAAGCAGCGAGCCCATTCGATGGGTCGGATATCGGCGTGATTTCCTATCCGGGAGCAAGCGCGCTACAGGCAACCCGCGACGCGTTAGCTGAGGCACTGGCACTCGGATTTCGCCCGCAGGACATTGCCGTGCTGACTTTCCAGGGGAGGGAGAAGTCGGTGTTCCCCGTGCTCGATCAACTTGGAAAACATCGTCTGCGAAGCTTTACAGGTCACTACGATGCAGCAGGCACGCCGCTCTATCGTGACGGGGACATCCTGTTCGACTCGGTGTTTCGCTTCAAGGGGCAATGCGCACCGTGCGTCATTCTGACTGAAATAGATTTTGAAGTTCTGGATGAGGCGGCGCTGAAGCGGCTCTTCGTGGGGGCGACGCGAGCCACCATGAAGTTGCTGCTCGTCATTTCGGAGAGGGCGGCGGGTGAGGTGATTGGGAGGCTTTGAGGTTGGCCGCTGTGACGCGCCCGCGTCACAGCCAGGTCACTTCGGCTCAGGTTTGGAATCATCCCAGTTCATTCGGTGGCGATCGACGGTTTCGCGATGGCGCACATCGTCTTCGGTATGGAGGTAGAGACTGGTGGTGTTGAGTGACACGTGGCCCAGGTTGTCGCGGATCGTGCGCAGATCCACGCCGCCGTCTGCTTGATGCGAACCCGCGGTATGCCGAAGCCAGTGCGCAGACGCTCGCTCCAGTTCGTCCGCCCGATCGGAGAATTCGGCGCCTTTGGCGCGCAACCAGATGGCAGCATTGCCAAAAATGCTCTTGATCGCGTCGTGAATGGCAGAACGGGACAAGCATCGGTTCCGGCCTCGGAATGGAATGACCAACGGTGTTTCTTCATCCCGGGCGGGCAGTGGCGCCAAGCCATGTCCAGTGCGGTATAGCCGCATTTCCTGTATCAGTTCGGGCGAGGCGGGGACAATGCGCTCCTTGTTTCCCTTGCCGAGTGTTTCAAGCCACCACTGGTCCTGGCCGTCGGCACCCAGCCGCCGGGAGAAGGCCCCCATTTTCCCGCCGGCAACTTCCGATATGCGCATGCCCTGGAGGTAGAAAAGTGTCGTCAACCAGCGGCAACGGGCGTAATAGGCCCGCTCATCAGCAGTCTCCCGCGGCAATTGCTCGACAAATACCTTCACTTCATCCCACAGCGACGTCGACAGGTAACGCGTCACTCGCGGCGCGGAGCGTTTTGCCCGTTGCCGCAGCAACGCCATCGGATTGCCGCGCAGATATCCGGCGTTGACCAGCCACGTGAACATCGCATTCAGGATGATCAGCGCCTGGCGCTGACTCGCCGGCGACAGCGGTCCGTTGAGCGGGCGCCAGCGTTCGTCGCCGCGCGGATATTTGCCGCCGGTGGTCGATACCCAACGACTCTCCGGCTGAGGATCGACGAGAAACGCCTTGAACATGAGCAGATCCTCATGCGTCAACGATGACAGCGGTTTGCCGAGTTGCACGACGGCCCAGAGCAGTAGCCGCTCAGCTTCTTTCCGGTAGTTGTCGAACGTCGTCCTGGTGTCCGCGTAGTTCGAAAGCCAGGCGCGGACGGCGTCCAGATCGTTGGTGGCCGACAGCTGTGAGCCACCGGCTGCGCCACGGTTGGTGCCGTCGCGGCCATCGAGCATTTCGGGAACGACGAGCGATTCGACGGGCTGAACGGTGGCAAGTTGAGCATCAGGCACGGTTTTGAAGGCTCCAAAGGCAAGGCTCGACGCATATGACGTCTGATACACCATACACGACATTATAGTACTAATGTCGTGTACAAACTAGCGCAAGTTGGTTATTTAACATTATATGTTGTATTATCAACACATTCATCTTGATCCGCCGCCCAAGGATTCCCATGCCTCTCGAAACCGACATTGCAGCTCTACGAGAACGCGTCCCGGACACGCAAGAGCTGTATCGCGAGGTCTGCGCGCTGATGTTCTTCCGTTACGGAGAAACGCCGACGGCGAACAAGCTGTATCAACTCGTTCGCAAAGGCAGCATGAGCGCTCCGGCAAAAGCCTTGCGCGATTTCTGGACGGAAGTCAGGGACAAGACGCGGGTCGACGTCGGGCAACCGGATCTGCCGGCCGAAGTCGCAACCGCCGCCGGCGAATTGGCGGCGACCCTCTGGCGGCTATCCAGCGACGCGGCAAACGCCGCACTGGAAGTCTTCAGGCGCGATGCCCAGCACGAGCTTGAGGCGGCGCGCGAACATGTTCAGGACACGGTTGCGGAACACGAGGCAGCGGTCAACGCCGCCGAGCAGGCGTCCCGGGAAGCGGCAGATCTGCGCATTGAAAACGCCAGGCTGCTCGCCCGGCTGGTCGAACTGGAAACGGCCAAAACCATGTTGACGGATCAGCTTGCGCAGTCCAGAAATGAAAGCGCAGTCGCCTCCACGGCGTTGTCGGACGCCAGACGGGAATTCGCCGAGGAATTGGGCAAGCTGCGTGTCATGCACAATCAGAGCGAGCAGCGCCTGGCGGCGACCGAAAAGCGGGCGCTGCTGGAGATCGACAGCGAGCGGGCGGCGGCGCGCCAGACGCGCCAGGAGCTGCAGGCCGCTATCGATCGGATGGCCGCGGCCCAGGCCACGCATCAGGCGGAGCGGGACCAGTTGCGCGATGCCCTCAGCGCGGCGAAAACACAGTTGACGGCTTCCATGACACGTTGCGCGAGCGTCGAAGGAGAGCTGGCGTCACGGCAAATTGCGCTCGACCAACAAATAGCCGCAAGCGAGCTCCTTCGTAAAAAGCTTGAAGCGCTGTCTCGCCAGCTGGTAGAAAGCGGGCGCCCTCCTGCCTCCTCACTCCCTCTTCGCCGCCCGTCGTCAGCCAGGCGGCGCGGCGTGCGCCGCGAGTTGAAGTTCACCGAAACAGCGATCCGCAGGTCATCCACGGAAGGCGGCTGAAACACCCGGCGCAAAGCGCGGTGCACACCTGTGATTGCACACCTCACGCAAACGCAATGCAATGCAACGCAACGTGCCGCCGCTCCCGGCGTCAGAATGTCCCGCGCGGCGCCGCTCACCGAACATCCGCCTTGACGATTACAGCCTGCAATACCGCGGAACGGGACTTGCGACAGGCGAAGCACGCATGCGACAGACGACCGGCATATGGCTCAGCCCAGATGCCCCGACCGTCGCCGCTTCAATCGCTTCCAAGGGAGATAGTGATGTCCGAAACCGTCGGCGACTTCATCATCGAACGACTGCACGCGTGGGGCGTGCGCCGCATTTACGGTTATCCGGGCGACGGCATCAATGGCGTGTTCGGCGCCCTCAACCGCGCCCAGGCCGATTCCAGAAAACATCGCAGGGACAAGGACAAGGACAAAGACCAGCCGGCCCCGATCGAATTCATCCAGGTGCGCCACGAGGAAATGGCCGCGTTCATGGCCACGGCTCACGCCAAATTCACCGGCGAACTCGGCGTGTGTATCGCCACCTCGGGCCCCGGCGCCTCGCATCTGATCACCGGCCTCTACGACGCGAGGATGGACCACATGCCGGTCCTTGCCATAGCCGGCCAGCAAGCCCGCGCCGCCCTCGGCGGCCACTACCAGCTCGCACCTTTGGTCGTCGCATAAGCGATCAGGCCGGGATCGGGATGATCCGCGTTGATCGACGACGTATTCACGATCGACGCCCCGGTCGTTGCAGAGGCGCGTATCTGTCGCACTCGGTGCATGCGGGCATCGTCTCGATCGACGTGGGCCAGCGCAACGCGGCGCTGTCACTCGGGCTCACGCCGTCCGCCCGTGCCACCGGGACGCAGACACATACGGTATCGATACGACGCGCGGCAAGGAAGATCACGCAGGAAAAAACCGGTTTTCAGGCCGCGGCAAACCGAGATTCTCGCGCAGCGTCGCGCCTTCATACTCGCGCCGGAACAGCCCTCGCTGCTGCAACTCGGGAATGACTTTATCGACGAAATCGTCGAGGCCGGCGGGAAGATGCGAGAACATTACATTGAATCCGTCCGAGCCCTCTTCCACCAACCACTGCTCCATCTGATCCGCAATCGTCGCGGCCGTCCCGACCATCTCCAGTCCCGAGTAGCCGCCGATGCGCTGTGCGAGTTGACGAATCGTCAGCCCATCACGCTGCGCCCATTCGAGCACCCGTTGCCGCGCCGTGCGGCTCGCATTGGTCTCGGGGATGTCGGGCAGCGGGCCGTCCGGATCGAGGCCGGACACGTCGTGCCCCAATGCAATCGACAACGAAGCGATGCCGCTCTCGTAGTGAACAAACGTGTCGAGCCGCGCGCGCGTTTCCAGCGCTTCATCCAAAGTATCGCCAACCACCACGAAGGCGGCCGGCAGGATTTTCATATGATCGCGTTGCCGCCCGAGTCTTTCCATGCGGCCTTTCACATCGCTGTAGAAGTGCTTTCCGTCTTCGAGGCGGGTTTGGGCGGTGAACACCACCTCGGCGGTTTCGGCGGCGATCTGGCGCCCTGCTTCCGACGATCCAGCCTGCACGATGACGGGCCAGCCTTGAACGGGGCGTGCGATATTCAACGGACCGCGCACCGAAAAGTTCTCGCTCTTATAGTTGAGCACGTGCAGTTTTTGCGGATCGAAGAATGTACCGGTTGCCGTATCGCGGATAAAAGCGTCGTCGGCCCAACTGTCCCAGAGGCCGGTGACCACATCGAAGAACTCGCGGGCGCGCCGATACCGCTCGTCGTGCTCCACATGCTCGTCGAGCCCGAAATTGAGCGCGGCGTCCGGGTTCGACGTCGTCACGAGATTCCATCCCGCGCGGCCGCCGCTGATGTGGTCCAGCGAGGCGAAGCGCCGGGCCACGTGATAAGGCGCGTCGAACGTGGTGGACGCCGTGGCGACCAGCCCCAGCCTTTCGGTCACCGCCGCCAGCGCCGGCAACAGCGTCAGCGGTTCGAACGAAGTGACCGTGTGGCTGTGCTTGAGCGCATCGAGCGGCATATTGAGCACTGCCAGATGGTCGGCCATGAAGAATGCGTCGAAGCGGCCGCGTTCGAGTGTCTGCGCGAAACGCTTCAGATGGCCGAAATTGAAGTTGGCGTCCGGATAGGCGCCGGGATAGCGCCATGCGCCGGTATGGATCGTCGTGGGGCGCATGAAGGCGCCGAGGCGAAGCTGACGTGACATGTGCCGATCTCCATCGCAAACAGGTCGCGCCAGTTTAATCGCGCTTCGTCAAGACTGCTTGCGGCCGGTTCGCACGCCGCTGCGCGCGGGCGGCACCGATCGCCGCCCACCAGGCGCGAATGGCAGCAAACAGCGTATCACTGGCACGCTTTGCCGGTCGAATGCTACTCACCCGGAAGCGACTCGGACGGATACTTGGGCAACAGGCCGCTGCCAGAGCGACATGAAATCCACCGCCTCACGAGGCACCATCTTTCGTCCAGGAGAGATTCGATGAGTACGACCATTGCCGGCATTCAGATTCCAGACAGCCGCCTCGCGAGGGCAGCAACCGATCTGGTCCGCGACACCGAGAACGATCTGCTTTTCAATCACTCGCGGCGCGTGTTCCTGTGGGGTGCGTTGACAGGCGTGCGCCGCAACCTGGCGTACGACCCCGAGTTGTTGTACATCGGCGCGATGTTTCATGACATGGGCCTCACGCCGGACTACAGCAGCAAAACGGATCGCTTCGAAGTGGACGGCGCCAATGCCGCGCGCGACTTTCTCAAGAGCTACGGCGTCAACGACTACGACATCGAACAGGTCTGGTTGTCGATCGCACTTCACACCACGCCGGGCGTCCCCGAGCATCTGAAGCCAGTCGTTTCGCTGGTGACGGCGGGCGTCGAGATGGACGTGCTGGGTATGCGGTATCACGACTTCGACGACGCGCAACGCGTCAGCGTGGTGGCCGCGCATCCGCGGGAGCAGGACTTCAAGAACCAGATCATCGACGCGTTTGCGCAGGGCACGATCAGCAAGCCCGAAACCACATTCGGCAACGTGAAAGCCGATGTCCTCGAGATGAAAGACCCCAGCTACAAGCGGCTGAATTTCTGCAAGATCATTCTCGGCTCGGCATGGGACGACAGCAACGCGGGTCACGTCCATCACGCGGCATGCAATCACGGGCCGGCGGCGTAATAACTGCCTGCGCAAAATGGTCGGCGCTTTGCGTGCCGGCCAATTCAGGACTCAGGGCGTGCGGAACGCGAGGCCCATGAGGCGCCGCATCTGTCGGCGCGGCATTGATTGACCCGGCCATTGCCACCCCTGCTTCACGATCTGTCCGACGGTCGCGGCGTCAGCATCAGCGCCAGCACCGCGACGCCGAGCACCAGCAACACGCCGCCATAGAGCATGGCATTGCGTATGTCGAATAGCACGCCATGAATGACCATCGCCATGCCGGCCAGCGCGACGAACACCGCGATGGCCGCGAATACGATCCGACGTTCGGCGCGAATCATGGCGCTCTCCCGCAAGATGTTAATGCCGTATGACGAACAGGAACGATGGAAGATCTCGAACTCGTGCGTCGTGCGACGGAAACCTCAATCTATCGTAGGTGGCGAAAAGGCAATAGTAAATACCGGTAAGCATGCCGCTCGCCACCTGTGCCGCAGTCAATGGCCACCCGCTCCCGCCGCCGCGGCCGAACTCGCGCGATCCGGTTTCGTCACCCAGATCAACGGGATGATCAGCACGAAAATCACCGCCGACAGCCAGAAAATATCGTTCAGTCCCAGCATCGCCGCCTGCGCATTCATCGAGCGTTCGAAGAACGCCATGGCCTGCGCCTGACCGCCTCCCAACGAACTTTGCAGCGCATCCAGCGCCCACGTGTAAACCGGATTGTTCACGCTCGTCTGCTCGGCCAGTTGCGCATGATGCAGGATCGTCCGGTCGTTCCATCCCGTCGAAGCCAGCGACGTACCCACCGCGCCGGCGAACACCCGCACGAAATTCGACAGGCCCGCCGCGGCTGGAATCCGGTCGGGCGTGAGGCCCGACAGAATGATCGCGGTCAGCGGCACGAAGAAGAGCGCGGTCGGGAAACCTTGCAGCAACGTCGGCAGGACCAGCGTCCACGTGTCCACACCGGTGGTGTAGTTCGAGCGCATGAAGAACACGCCGGCGAAACCGACGAACGCCAGCGTCGCCAGCACGCGCGCATCCGACTTCGGCATGATCTTCGCCATGACCGGCGCGAGCAGCACGGCGAAGATGCCAAGCGGCGCCATCGCCAGACCGGCATCGACGGAACGGTAGTTCAGATACGCCTGCATCCACTGCGGCAACAGCACGAGGTTGGAGAAAAACACCGCGTACGCTACCGAAATCGCGATCGTGCCGCCGAGGAAATTGCGTTTGCCGAACAGTCTCAAGTCGACGATCGGGTTCTTCTCAGTCAGCTCCCAGATCACGAAGAACGCGAAGCTGATCGCCGCGAACACCGTCAGGGCGACGATCACCGGCGAGCCGAACCAGTCGAGATCCTTGCCCTTGTCGAGCATGATCTGCAACGAGCCGACCCACGCGATCAGCGAGATCAGGCCGACCTTGTCGATCGGCAGCCGCTTGGTCGGGGTTTCACGGGTGCGATAGATCGCCCACGTCACGCCGGCCGCGAACAGGCCCACCGGAATGTTGATGTAGAAGATCCATGACCAGCTATAGCTGTCGGTGATCCAGCCGCCGAGCGCCGGGCCCGCAATCGGGCCGACGGTCGCGGTCATCGCCCACAAGGCGAGCGCGGTCGAGGATTTCTCCTTCGGATACGAGCCGAGCAGAATCGCTTGCGACAATGGAATCAACGGACCCGCCACCGCCCCCTGCAGAATCCGCGCGGCGAGCAACACCGGCAGATTCGGCGCGATTCCGCACAGCCACGAGGACAGCACGAACAACAGAATCGCCCACACGAACAGCTTGATCTGCCCAACGCGCTGCGTGAGCCAGCCGGTCAACGGAATTGCGATCGCGTTGGCGGCGGCGAACAGCGTGATCACCCACGTGCCCTCGTCCACCGAAACGCCGAGATTGCCGGCGATAGTCGGAATCGCCACGTTCGCAATGGATGAATCCAGCACGTTCATAAACGTGGCGAGCGCCACGGCAAGCGTCGCCAGCACCAGCTTGCCGCCGGTCAGCGGTGGCAGCGTGGCGGGCTTCGTCGATCCATTCATTTCATCACCTGTCGAGGAAGGCAAAACTATCTGACTTATCAGTTAAATGCACAAAAAAACCGGTACTCGGTAGCCGCAGGTTCAGCCTGCTTTGCGTACGGCGTTTTTCTGCGTGGGACTCGCGGCCATCTCGCGCTTCGCCGGCATGTTTTGGGCGATGATCCGCGCGATTTCAGCGTCGGCCTCGTCGCCGTACTGCGCGAATACGTCGGTGTGATACGAGGTGTTGACCGCCGCGCCGAGTTGAGCGCCCGTTTCCTTGTGGGTGTCGACGTCGACCTGCATCGACAGACCGATCCTCAATGGATGCGCATTCAATTCACTTTGGTCGAGCTGGATCCGCGCCGGCAGACGTTGCACGACCTTGATCCAGTTGCCGGTGGCGTTCTGCGCGGGCAGCGTGGCGAATGCGGCGCCCGTGCCCGCCGAGAAGCCCACCACCCGGCCGTGATATTTGACGCCGGAACCGTACACGTCCGCGGTGAGTGTGACGGGTTGGCCGATGCGCATGTGCCTGAGCTGCCCTTCCTTGAAGTTCGCGTCGACCCACACGCCGTCGAGCGGCACGATCGCCATCAACGGGTTGCCCGGCGCCACGCGCTGGCCGACCTGCACCGAGCGGCGCGCCACATAGCCGGTGACGGGCGCGGGCAAGGTGTTGCGCGCGTAATTCAGGTACGCGTCGC
The nucleotide sequence above comes from Paraburkholderia sp. FT54. Encoded proteins:
- a CDS encoding tyrosine-type recombinase/integrase, with the translated sequence MVYQTSYASSLAFGAFKTVPDAQLATVQPVESLVVPEMLDGRDGTNRGAAGGSQLSATNDLDAVRAWLSNYADTRTTFDNYRKEAERLLLWAVVQLGKPLSSLTHEDLLMFKAFLVDPQPESRWVSTTGGKYPRGDERWRPLNGPLSPASQRQALIILNAMFTWLVNAGYLRGNPMALLRQRAKRSAPRVTRYLSTSLWDEVKVFVEQLPRETADERAYYARCRWLTTLFYLQGMRISEVAGGKMGAFSRRLGADGQDQWWLETLGKGNKERIVPASPELIQEMRLYRTGHGLAPLPARDEETPLVIPFRGRNRCLSRSAIHDAIKSIFGNAAIWLRAKGAEFSDRADELERASAHWLRHTAGSHQADGGVDLRTIRDNLGHVSLNTTSLYLHTEDDVRHRETVDRHRMNWDDSKPEPK
- a CDS encoding DNA-binding protein: MPLETDIAALRERVPDTQELYREVCALMFFRYGETPTANKLYQLVRKGSMSAPAKALRDFWTEVRDKTRVDVGQPDLPAEVATAAGELAATLWRLSSDAANAALEVFRRDAQHELEAAREHVQDTVAEHEAAVNAAEQASREAADLRIENARLLARLVELETAKTMLTDQLAQSRNESAVASTALSDARREFAEELGKLRVMHNQSEQRLAATEKRALLEIDSERAAARQTRQELQAAIDRMAAAQATHQAERDQLRDALSAAKTQLTASMTRCASVEGELASRQIALDQQIAASELLRKKLEALSRQLVESGRPPASSLPLRRPSSARRRGVRRELKFTETAIRRSSTEGG
- a CDS encoding LLM class flavin-dependent oxidoreductase, with translation MSRQLRLGAFMRPTTIHTGAWRYPGAYPDANFNFGHLKRFAQTLERGRFDAFFMADHLAVLNMPLDALKHSHTVTSFEPLTLLPALAAVTERLGLVATASTTFDAPYHVARRFASLDHISGGRAGWNLVTTSNPDAALNFGLDEHVEHDERYRRAREFFDVVTGLWDSWADDAFIRDTATGTFFDPQKLHVLNYKSENFSVRGPLNIARPVQGWPVIVQAGSSEAGRQIAAETAEVVFTAQTRLEDGKHFYSDVKGRMERLGRQRDHMKILPAAFVVVGDTLDEALETRARLDTFVHYESGIASLSIALGHDVSGLDPDGPLPDIPETNASRTARQRVLEWAQRDGLTIRQLAQRIGGYSGLEMVGTAATIADQMEQWLVEEGSDGFNVMFSHLPAGLDDFVDKVIPELQQRGLFRREYEGATLRENLGLPRPENRFFPA
- a CDS encoding HD domain-containing protein, whose protein sequence is MSTTIAGIQIPDSRLARAATDLVRDTENDLLFNHSRRVFLWGALTGVRRNLAYDPELLYIGAMFHDMGLTPDYSSKTDRFEVDGANAARDFLKSYGVNDYDIEQVWLSIALHTTPGVPEHLKPVVSLVTAGVEMDVLGMRYHDFDDAQRVSVVAAHPREQDFKNQIIDAFAQGTISKPETTFGNVKADVLEMKDPSYKRLNFCKIILGSAWDDSNAGHVHHAACNHGPAA
- a CDS encoding DUF2964 family protein, with amino-acid sequence MIRAERRIVFAAIAVFVALAGMAMVIHGVLFDIRNAMLYGGVLLVLGVAVLALMLTPRPSDRS
- a CDS encoding DHA2 family efflux MFS transporter permease subunit, which codes for MNGSTKPATLPPLTGGKLVLATLAVALATFMNVLDSSIANVAIPTIAGNLGVSVDEGTWVITLFAAANAIAIPLTGWLTQRVGQIKLFVWAILLFVLSSWLCGIAPNLPVLLAARILQGAVAGPLIPLSQAILLGSYPKEKSSTALALWAMTATVGPIAGPALGGWITDSYSWSWIFYINIPVGLFAAGVTWAIYRTRETPTKRLPIDKVGLISLIAWVGSLQIMLDKGKDLDWFGSPVIVALTVFAAISFAFFVIWELTEKNPIVDLRLFGKRNFLGGTIAISVAYAVFFSNLVLLPQWMQAYLNYRSVDAGLAMAPLGIFAVLLAPVMAKIMPKSDARVLATLAFVGFAGVFFMRSNYTTGVDTWTLVLPTLLQGFPTALFFVPLTAIILSGLTPDRIPAAAGLSNFVRVFAGAVGTSLASTGWNDRTILHHAQLAEQTSVNNPVYTWALDALQSSLGGGQAQAMAFFERSMNAQAAMLGLNDIFWLSAVIFVLIIPLIWVTKPDRASSAAAAGAGGH